The following are from one region of the Vitis riparia cultivar Riparia Gloire de Montpellier isolate 1030 chromosome 9, EGFV_Vit.rip_1.0, whole genome shotgun sequence genome:
- the LOC117921914 gene encoding receptor-like protein EIX2: protein MEKISILGFILAILYFITTELACNGHTRIDNNVQSEQKALIDFKSGLKDPNNRLSSWKGSNYCYWQGISCENGTGFVISIELHNPYPRENEYENWSSMNLSGEISPSLIKLKSLKYLDLSFNSFKAMPIPQFFGSLKNLIYLNLSGAGFSGSIPSNLRNLSSLQYLDLSSKYLDDIDSKYLYEIDSEYFNNLFVENIEWMTDLVFLKYLGMNYVNLSLVGSRWVEVANKLPSLTELHLGGCSLFGSIPLGLGELPNLQYLDLSSNVNLSGSISQLLRKNWKKIEFLNLHGNGLHGSIPSFIGNFCNLKYLDLSDNLLNGSLPEIIQGLETCSSKSPLPNLTELYLYNNQLMGKLPNWLGELKNLRVKTLDFSNSCHLGPSFPAWLQSQKNLQLNLSHNQLQGNRIIGTIPDSIGHITSLEVIDFSRNNLTGSIPSAINNCSGLFVLDLGNNNLSGIIPKSLGQLQSLQSLHLNHNKLLGELPSSFQNLTGLDVLDLSYNRLLGQVPAWIGVAFVNLVILNLRSNMFSGRLPSRLSNLSSLHVLDLAQNNLMGKIPITLVELKAMAQEKLNIYKLNENVGSSYEERLVVISKGQSLEYTKTLSLVVGIDLSDNNLSGEFPQEITKLFGLVVLNLSRNHITGQIPESISMLRQLLSLDLSSNKLSGTIPSSMASLSFLSYLNLSNNNFSSKIPFIGQMTTFTELAFVGNPDLCGAPLTTKCQDEDPNKRQSVVSDKNDGGYVDQWFYLSVGLGFAMGILVPFFVLATRKSWCEAYFDFVDEIVKWLLRGRATYAKNHPRRR from the exons ATGGAGAAAATTTCGATTCTTGGTTTCATTTTAGCTATTCTCTATTTCATAACAACAGAACTTGCATGTAATGGTCATACCCGTATCGACAACAATGTTCAATCTGAACAAAAGGCTCTTATCGACTTCAAAAGTGGTCTCAAAGATCCCAACAATCGGCTTTCATCATGGAAAGGAAGCAATTATTGCTACTGGCAAGGAATTAGTTGCGAAAATGGCACAGGATTTGTCATTTCAATTGAACTTCATAACCCTTATCCTCGTGAGAATGAATATGAGAACTGGAGCTCTATGAACTTGAGTGGAGAAATTAGTCCTTCATTGATAAAACTCAAGTCTTTGAAATATCTAGATTTGAGTTTCAACTCATTCAAAGCCATGCCAATTCCTCAATTCTTTGGGTCTCTGAAGAATTTAATATATCTAAACTTATCGGGTGCTGGGTTTAGTGGAtcaattccttcaaatttaagGAATCTTTCTAGCTTGCAATATCTCGATCTTTCTTCTAAGTATCTTGACGATATTGATTCTAAGTATCTTTACGAGATTGATtctgaatattttaataatttatttgttgaaaatattgaatGGATGACTGACCTTGTTTTCTTGAAGTATCTTGGTATGAATTATGTTAACCTTTCATTGGTAGGAAGTCGGTGGGTTGAGGTGGCAAACAAGCTTCCAAGTTTAACTGAGTTGCATCTAGGTGGTTGTAGCCTATTTGGCTCAATTCCACTTGGTCTTGGTGAGCTACCCAATTTGCAATACTTAGATCTATCTTCAAATGTCAATCTCAGTGGCAGTATCTCTCAATTGTTgaggaaaaattggaaaaagatAGAATTTCTCAATTTGCATGGAAATGGATTACATG GTTCAATTCCAAGCTTCATTGGAAACTTTTGCAActtaaaatatttggatttgAGCGATAATCTCTTGAATGGAAGTTTACCTGAGATTATCCAAGGACTTGAAACCTGCAGTTCTAAAAGTCCTTTGCCTAATTTGACGGAATTATACTTGTACAACAATCAATTGATGGGAAAATTGCCGAACTGGTTGGGGGAGCTTAAAAATCTTAGG GTGAAAACTCTTGATTTCTCCAATTCATGCCACTTGGGTCCTTCATTTCCGGCTTGGCTTCAGTCTCAAAAGAACCTCCAG TTAAATCTTTCTCACAATCAGTTACAAG GTAATCGAATAATAGGGACCATCCCAGATTCCATAGGACACATCACCTCTCTTGAAGTCATTGATTTTTCAAGGAATAATTTGACTGGAAGCATTCCTTCTGCCATAAATAATTGCTCTGGCCTTTTTGTTTTAGACCTTGGAAACAACAATCTGTCTGGGATAATACCAAAGTCGTTGGGTCAGTTGCAATCGCTCCAATCACTACACCTGAACCACAACAAGCTTTTAGGAGAGCTCCCctcatctttccaaaatttaacaGGTTTGGATGTCCTTGATCTCAGTTACAACAGATTATTGGGTCAAGTTCCTGCTTGGATTGGAGTTGCTTTCGTAAATCTTGTAATTCTCAACCTGAGGTCGAATATGTTTTCTGGAAGACTTCCCTCCCGACTCTCAAATTTAAGCTCCCTGCATGTCTTAGATCTTGCACAAAACAATTTGATGGGCAAAATTCCAATCACTTTGGTTGAGCTTAAAGCCATGGCTCAAgagaaattgaatatatataagttaaatgagAATGTCGGCTCCTCGTATGAAGAACGATTGGTTGTGATTAGCAAAGGCCAAAGTCTTGAATATACCAAGACTCTTTCTCTTGTTGTAGGCATTGACCTATCCGACAATAATTTAAGTGGAGAGTTTCCCcaagaaataacaaaattgtTTGGTTTGGTGGTTTTGAACTTGTCGAGGAATCACATTACTGGCCAAATTCCTGAAAGCATTTCAATGTTGCGACAATTGTTATCTCTTGATTTGTCAAGCAATAAGCTTTCCGGCACCATTCCTTCAAGCATGGCCTCATTATCATTCTTGAGTTATTTGAATCtatcaaataacaatttctCTAGTAAGATCCCCTTTATAGGGCAAATGACAACCTTCACCGAGCTGGCCTTTGTGGGAAACCCTGATTTATGTGGAGCTCCATTGACCACAAAATGCCAGGATGAAGATCCAAATAAAAGGCAAAGTGTTGTTAGTGACAAAAATGATGGTGGCTATGTTGATCAATGGTTTTACTTGAGCGTTGGCTTGGGATTTGCCATGGGCATCCTagttccattttttgttttagcaACAAGGAAATCTTGGTGTGAggcctattttgattttgtagatgaAATTGTCAAATGGTTGTTGAGAGGAAGAGCAACCTATGCCAAAAATCATCCTAGAAGGcgataa